The genomic segment TGAGCTCTTCGACGAGGTCCTGAGCGCCACCCTGTTCAGCTTCCAGACCAACCGCCGCATCTTCCGCGGCATGATCCGCTTCCAAGGCAACGAGCGCTGGCAGAAGGTGTTCGACTCGGTGCTGCGCAACTCCCGCTGGGACCTGCCGGACCCGCTCGTGCGCCGGTACCTGGAACTCTCCTTCGAGGCGATCGTCGACTACCTGGTCAACCGCGAGCGGTCCGCTCCGGCCCGTGAGGACCCGATCGGCGAGGTGAACCTGCGGCTGGCCAAGCAGATCCGGCACCGGGAGCTGGCGGACGGCGCGATCGACGATCCCGAGCTTCTGGCCCGGAGCGCCGATGCCTTCTTCCCGATCCCGGACGATCCACCGGGGGTCCCCATCCCGGCAGCCCTGGGGCAGCGCGGTCGGCTGCGCGGCGAGACCCGGGCGATCTAGCGTCCGTCACCGGTCCGCGCGGCGGCATCGACGACGAATGACCTGCGCCGGCACGCGAGCCGGCCTTCGTGGGCGTGCCTACCCGAAGTCCTTCTGCAGATCGGCGTAGCGGGCCAGCAGCTTCTTCCGTCCCACGGCCTGGAAGTCCACCGTGACCTTGAGATCGTGGCCGAAGCCGGTCACCTCGACGACGGTGCCCGACCCGAAGGTCGCGTGCAGCACGCGCTCCCCCTTCAGCAGGCGCGGGCGATCCTGGTCGAAGTCGTAGTCGAAGCCCTCGCTCGCGAACGTCTCCTCGCGCTCGGCGCGCGCCCGGCCGCCGCCCGTCTCCCGTGCACGCTCGCGCGAGAAGGAGGGATACTCGCGCCGGGAGCGGTCCGTCAGACGCCGCTCGAGCAGCTCTTCCGGGATCTGGTCCACGAACGGAGAGAGACGGCCCATCATCATCTCACCGGCCCGGCGGCGCTGGCGGGCGTGGCACAGGATCAGTTTGTCCTCGGCCCGGGTGAGCCCCACGTAGAAGAGGCGCCGTTCCTCCTCCAGGTCGGCCGGCTGGTCGTAGGCCCGGGAGAGCGGGAACAGCCCGTCCTCCAATCCCGTCAGGAACACGGTCCGGAACTCGAGGCCCTTGGCGTTGTGCAAGGTCATGAGGGTGACCGCGTCGCTCCCACCCTTCATGGCGTCGATGTCCGCGACCAACGCCACGCGCTGCAGATACAGGTCCAGGTCGGTGAAGCCCTCCCGCTCCTCGGGCTCGAGCGCCATCGCCTCGGCGTCGAAATCCAGGGCGCCCGCAATGAGCTCACGCACGTTCTCGGCGCGGTCCTCGCCCTCGGGGCCTTCCTTGCGATAATGCTCCAGCAGGTCGAGATCCTCCACGAGCGCCTGCACCAGCTCACCCACCGGGATCTCGCGCGCCAGTTCCGCGAACCGGTCGAGCAGCTCCGTGAACCCTTCGAGGGCACGGACGGCGGCGCGCCCGAGCTCGGGGATCTCGCTCGCACGCTTCGCCGCCTCCAGGAGCGGTAGCCCCGTCGCGACCGCCCATTCCCCCAGCCGCTCCAGCGAGCGATTCCCCAGCCCGCGCCGCGGCACGTTGACGATGCGCTCGAACGCACCCAGGTCCTGGGGATTGGCGATCAGCCGCAGGTAGGCGAGCGCATCCTGGATCTCGCGCCGCTCATAGAAGCGTACGCCACCGACGATCTGATAGGGGATGCCACGACGACGGAATGCCTCTTCGAGCGCGCGCGACTGGGCGTTCGTGCGGTAGAGGAGGGCGAAGTCCGCGTTGTGCAGATCCGGATGCGAGAGCTGCCGCGCCTCGATCTCCTCGACCACGGTGCGCGCCTCGTCCATCTCGTCGGCGGCGCTGATGACCGTCAGCCGCTCGCCGGCCTCGCGATCGGTGAAGAGCGTCTTCCCCTTCCGGTCCTGATTGGCCTCGATGGCGGCGTTGGCCGCCGCGAGGATGTTGCCGGTGGAGCGGTAGTTCTGCTCCAGGCGCACGACGACGGCTTCGGGATACGTCTTCTCGAAGTCGAGGATGTTGCGGATGTCGGCACCCCGCCACCCGTAGATGCTCTGGTCGTCGTCCCCGACGACCATGAGGTTGCGGTGGCCGGCCGCGATCAGCTCCAGGAAGCGGAACTGGGCACGGTTGGTGTCCTGGTATTCGTCCACCAGCAGGAAGGCGAAGCGCTGCTGGTAGGATTCGAGGAGCGCGGGCAGGGACTCCAGCAGCCGGACCGGTTGCACCAGCAGGTCGTCGAAGTCCAACGCGTTCTGTTCCCGCAACGAAGCCTCGTAGACGGGATACACACGCGCCACGTTGCGGGCGAAGATGTCGAAGCTGCCCTCGTTCTCCTTACGGAAGGTTTCGGCGTCGACGAGCAGGTTCTTGGCGGCGCTGATCTGGGCCCGTACGGCCTTCGGGTTCCACCGCTTGGGGTCCAGGCCCACGGACTCGATGGCCCGCTGCATGGCCTTGAGCGTCTGCTCCTGATCGAAGATGGAGAACGTGCGACTCCACCCGAGCTGCGGCGCGTGCCGCCGCAGCAACCGCGCGCCGAGCGCGTGGAAGGTCCCGATCCACATGCCGTTGGGCTCGGCGCCCAGGAGTCCGGCCACCCGCTCCCGCATCTCTCCGGCGGCCTTGTTGGTGAAGGTGACGGCGAGGATACGATCCACCGGAACCCCGTGGTGGGTGACCAGGTGGGCGATCCGCGTGGTGAGCACCCGCGTCTTGCCCGACCCCGCACCTGCGAGGACGAGCACGGGACCTTCGAAGAACTCCACCGCTTCACGCTGCGGCGGGTTCAGGCGTTCGAGGTGCCGGGCGGCGTCGAAGAGCGAGAGCGGAGAGGCGTCCACGGATGCGGCGGGAGACGGGGCGGATGGAGCGACCGGGACTCTACCCGCCGGAGCGCGGAAGTTTCACCAGGAAGACCGCACCGCGTTGCGGCGTGTCCAGGAGCTGGATCCGCCCTCCATGGACCCCCTCCACGATGCGGCGCGACAGAGCCAGCCCGACGCCCCACCCGCCCGCCTTGGTCGTCACACCCGGCTCGAAGATCCTGTCGCGCACCTCCAGCGGCACGCCCGGTCCGTCGTCCGCGATGCGGACGTCGACCCATCTCCCCTCCCCTGCCTGCGCCGTCACCTCGATCGTTCCACCGCTGCCGGCCAGCGCATCCAGCGAGTTCTTGACCACGTTCTCGAGCGCCCACACCAGCAACACCCGGGTGCCGTTGATCGCAGGCAGGTCATCCGGCACCGACACGACGAAGCGGATGCCGGGGCCCAGCCGTGGCAGGCGGGCCTGGATGTAGCGCTCCAGCTCGTCGAACAGCTCGGGCAGCGCGACCGGCTCCAGCTTGGACTCCCGACCGATCAGCTCGAAGCGCCGGCTTACGCGCTCCAGCCGCTCCAGGTCCTCTTCGATGGCGTCCCCGATGTCGGGCGCGGAGATCCCACCGGGGCGCTCCTCCTGCGGCATGCGCAGCAGCTCCAGCCACCCCTGCAGGGACGACAGCGGGGTGCCGAGCTGGTGCGCCAGCTCCCGCGCCATGGAGGTCCAGGCGCGCTCCGCCTCCGCCCGACGCTGGGCCCGGATCAGGGAGAGGCCGATCATCAAGGTGAGGATGAGCCCACCCGCCTGCAGCCAGGGGATCCAACGCAGCCGGGCCGT from the Gemmatimonadota bacterium genome contains:
- a CDS encoding UvrD-helicase domain-containing protein, translated to MDASPLSLFDAARHLERLNPPQREAVEFFEGPVLVLAGAGSGKTRVLTTRIAHLVTHHGVPVDRILAVTFTNKAAGEMRERVAGLLGAEPNGMWIGTFHALGARLLRRHAPQLGWSRTFSIFDQEQTLKAMQRAIESVGLDPKRWNPKAVRAQISAAKNLLVDAETFRKENEGSFDIFARNVARVYPVYEASLREQNALDFDDLLVQPVRLLESLPALLESYQQRFAFLLVDEYQDTNRAQFRFLELIAAGHRNLMVVGDDDQSIYGWRGADIRNILDFEKTYPEAVVVRLEQNYRSTGNILAAANAAIEANQDRKGKTLFTDREAGERLTVISAADEMDEARTVVEEIEARQLSHPDLHNADFALLYRTNAQSRALEEAFRRRGIPYQIVGGVRFYERREIQDALAYLRLIANPQDLGAFERIVNVPRRGLGNRSLERLGEWAVATGLPLLEAAKRASEIPELGRAAVRALEGFTELLDRFAELAREIPVGELVQALVEDLDLLEHYRKEGPEGEDRAENVRELIAGALDFDAEAMALEPEEREGFTDLDLYLQRVALVADIDAMKGGSDAVTLMTLHNAKGLEFRTVFLTGLEDGLFPLSRAYDQPADLEEERRLFYVGLTRAEDKLILCHARQRRRAGEMMMGRLSPFVDQIPEELLERRLTDRSRREYPSFSRERARETGGGRARAEREETFASEGFDYDFDQDRPRLLKGERVLHATFGSGTVVEVTGFGHDLKVTVDFQAVGRKKLLARYADLQKDFG
- a CDS encoding HAMP domain-containing sensor histidine kinase, encoding MTRGALLRRAWTPALALLLLAQLAWFLVYTDQIVRSLHENAATMTRMFAEVQAGITSEDPDAMFESLMSLQQRIVDAGVPLALTDSAGRAIAQVNLPFEADLSTDEGQVRIQAWLALLDVDHPPIRDFSGNLIHYGDPPQTARLRWIPWLQAGGLILTLMIGLSLIRAQRRAEAERAWTSMARELAHQLGTPLSSLQGWLELLRMPQEERPGGISAPDIGDAIEEDLERLERVSRRFELIGRESKLEPVALPELFDELERYIQARLPRLGPGIRFVVSVPDDLPAINGTRVLLVWALENVVKNSLDALAGSGGTIEVTAQAGEGRWVDVRIADDGPGVPLEVRDRIFEPGVTTKAGGWGVGLALSRRIVEGVHGGRIQLLDTPQRGAVFLVKLPRSGG